The genomic interval GCCCGAACGGAGAAAGTATTGATCAGATCAGTCAGGTAATCGATCAGCTAAATAACAACCCCGATTCCCGACGTATCATTGTATCTGCGTGGAATGTATCGGAGATTAGCAAAATGGCCCTTCCGCCCTGCCATGCGTTTTTTCAATTTTATGTAGCGCCGGCTGATGCTAGTAAGGGGCAATCCAAACCTCAGTTGTCTTGTCAGCTCTATCAGCGGAGTGCGGATATTTTCCTAGGTGTCCCATTTAACATCGCCTCATATGCTTTATTGACCATGATGGTGGCCCAGGTTTGTGATATGGAAGCGGCTGACTTTGTACATACGCTGGGTGATGCGCACCTATATAGCAACCATATGGAACAAGCGGCATTGCAGTTAGAAAGAACACCCTATCCGCTACCGCAGATGAAGATTAACCCTGATGTAAGAGATATCTTTGAATTTAAATTTGAGGATTTTGAGCTGATGGACTATCAATACCATCCACACATTAAAGCACCGGTGGCCGTGTAACCGGTATCCGTGTAAATAAAATGAAACCATGATTTCGATAATTGTAGCAGCAGCACAGAACAATGCCATTGGAAAAAACAATGAATTACTTTGGCATATGCCCGCAGACCTAAAATACTTTAAGGATAAAACAACCGGACACGCTGTTATAATGGGAAGAAAGACTTATGAGTCTGTAGGAAAACCGCTGCCTAATAGAAGAAACATCGTTATTACACGCAAAAAAGATTATCAGAAAGAAGGTATCGAAGTTTGCCATTCACTGCAAGATGCACTCGCACTCTGCGATCCGGATGATGAAAACTTTATTGTAGGCGGTGCTGAAGTCTACAGTGAGGCGATGGCTGTTAGTGATCGGATTTACTTTACTCTGATCTATGATGAGTTCGAAGCAGATGCTTTTTTCCCACCTATACTACCTGATTTTTGGCAGTTAACCTCCGAGTCGCTCCACGAAGCGGATGATAAAAACCCCTACGATTATAACTTCATGGTCTACGAGCGTAAGAAGAAATTTTGACAATACAAAAATAAACACCATCATTATTCAAAATTTTCATAGATTTGCCGACTTAACAAAAACTATACAATTAGAAATAAATTTTACAAATAAGAACAATGCAAGGGAAAGGTATTATTAAATTTTTTATCGTTGTGGTTGCGCTCGCGTGCCTGTATTCGATATCATTTACATTCGTTACGCGAAGTGTAGAAAAGGATGCGGCCGCCTATGCGCAGGGTGATTTGGAGAAAGAAAGAGCTTACCTGGATTCGATGGCTAATGAGCCTGTGTATAACTTAGGCTTCGCTCAGTACACGTATCAGGATGCCAAAGAACGTGAACTAGCTTTGGGGCTTGATCTCAGAGGCGGCATGAACGTGACTATGGAAATCTCCTTGCAAGAGCTGATTCTGAACCTAGCGGGCAATCCGGAAGATGAGAATTTTAACCAAGCGTTGAAAAATGCAAATGAACGTAGCAAACAGAGTCAGACCGAATATGTGACACTTTTTGGTGAGGAATTCAAGAAATTGAGCCCGAACACGTCTCTTGCGTCATTCTTTGCGACAAAAGAAAATGTTGGGTCTATCAATGCGCAGTCTAGTGACTCGGAGGTGCTTGGCTTCTTAAGAACACAAAGCGAAAGCGCGATTGACCGCTCCTACAATATCTTACGTACACGTATTGATAAATTTGGGGTAGCATCTCCAAATATTCAGAAGCAACAGGGTACAAATCGTATCTTAATTGAACTCCCTGGTGTAACTGACGAGGAAAGGGTACGCAGTCTCTTGCAAGGTTCAGCTAAATTAGAGTTCTGGGAAACCTATGATAACCTAGAGATCTACCCTCTTCTTGAGAATGTAAACCAGACACTTGCAGCACGCGCGAAAACAAAAACGCCTACGCCGACCGCAGCAGCTACAGACACAACGACTGTAGAAGAAGGAACCGGAGCCAACCAAGGTGAATTGGCTGCTATTACAGGTGGACAGCGCGATTCAGTTGCGCAAGATAGTGCAGATCAGCAACTTGCTGCGCAAAATAACCCGCTTTTCAATATCATGCAGCCTTCAATCTACATCGGCCAGAATCAACAACCTATGTTGAGGCCAGGTGCTGTTGTCGGCTATGTTGAATTAAAGGACACAGCTAAAGTAAATGATTTCTTAAGGGATTCTGTTATCCAATCCATCATTCCGGCTAATGTTAAGTTAGCTTGGTCTGTAAAACCAATTAGTAAGGAAGACAGACGCCTCGAGCTTTACGCGTTGAAGCCTTCTACTTCTGATGGACAAGCTGCTTTGGCGGGAAGCGTTATTGCAGATGCCCGTGCTGATTTTGACATGAACGGTAACCCACAGGTTACGATGACCATGAATACGGAAGGCGCGCGCGAGTGGAGACGAATCACAGCGGCGGCTTCAGCTGATCCGAATAATAAAAAATCAATTGCTATTGTTCTCGATAATGTGGTGTATTCAGCTCCTACGGTTCAGGATGAAATTGCTGGAGGTAATTCTTCAATTTCGGGTAACTTCCAGATTGAAGATACACAGGATTTGGCGAATGTTTTGAAAGCTGGCCGTTTACCGGCTCCTGCTAAAATCGTGGAAGAAGCGATCATCGGACCGACTCTTGGGCAAGCAGCGATTGACGCTGGTATCAACTCATCGGTGATTGGACTGGTAGTTGTCCTTGTTTTCATGGTGGTTTATTACAACCGTGCAGGTTGGGTTGCGAACGTTGCTGTTTTGGTGAACGTGTTCTTTATCATGGGGATATTAGCATCCATCGGGGCCGTCCTCACCTTACCGGGTATTGCAGGTATCGTTTTAACAATGGGTACCGCAGTTGATGCCAACGTACTGATTTATGAACGTATACGGGAAGAATTGAGGCTGGGCAAATCGATCAGACAGTCGATTGCAGACGGTTACAAACATGCGATGCCTTCGATTCTCGACTCTCAGATTACAACTTTCTTGGTTGGTATTATCCTGTTTATATTTGGTTCCGGACCGATTGCTGGTTTCGCTACGACGTTGATGATCGGTATTATTACCTCTTTGTTCACATCAATTTTCATCTCGAGGATCATTTTTGAATGGATGCTAGAGAAAGACTGGAAAATTACTGTTTCAAACAAATGGAGTGCAAACACACTTGTCGGAGCAAATTTCCAATTTATTAAGAACAGAAAAAGATATTATATCATTTCAATCGTAGTAATAGCCATTAGTTTAGTATCAATATTCACCAAAGGCTTTAACCTAGGAGTTGATTTCAAAGGTGGGCGGACTTACGTGGTTGAGTTTGCACAACCGGTCAATCTTGAAGAGGTTCGTTCAAATCTGAACACAGCGTTTGGTGAGGATACAGAGGTGAAAACCTTTGGTAGTGACGAACACCTTCGGATTACAACTGGCTATTTGGTTGGTGAAACAAGTGATCAGGCAGATGCTGAAGTACTCGCTAAATTAAACGAGGGCTTGGATCAATTGGGCGGAGTTGAATACGATATCGTAAGCTCTCAGAAAGTGGGACCAACGATCGCCAATGATATTAAAACATCAGCGATCTATGCCTCGATCTTTGCGATTATCGGTATCGGGCTTTATATTTTGATACGTTTCCGGAAATGGCAATACAGTTTGAGCTCTGCTATTTCTATAGCGCACGATGCAATTATTCTATTGGGTATATTCTCAGTCTTTGATGGTTTATTACCTTTCGCACTAGACATGAATCAGCATTTTATTGCAGCGATGCTTACGGTAATTGGTTATTCTATAAATGACACGGTAGTTGTATTCGATAGGCTACGTGAGTACCTGGGCATTCCGAGTAACCGACAAAAACCTCCCGCAGAGATCATTAACAATGCCATCAACAGTACCTTGAGCAGAACGATTATTACTTCATTAACGGTAATCTTCGTAATGGCTGTGCTATTCGTATTCGGTGGTGAAGTTATTCGGGCGTTCTCTTTTGCTATCCTTATCGGTATCATGCTGGGAACATACTCTTCGATTTTCATTGCGGCACCAATGGTGTTAGATTTGACGAAAGAGGAAGATGAAAATAAAAAGGTTGTCCCTTCAACTCCAAAAGTTGCGAAAGCTTAAACTTTGAAGAAGTAAATTAAGATAAAAAGAGGATAGTCAAACTGCTATCCTCTTTTTTGTTTTCGAAAAAGCTTAGTTTTTTATCTAATAAAGAGTGGATTTATTAAAAAACAATTATATTTGTCATACTAATTATTGGTATGCAAGAAGAAGCTTTTAATCGATACTCATTATTATTGGATTGTACGGCCAGACGGGTCAAACAATACGCGCAGTTCCAATTTAATCAGGGTAATTATGGTGTGACGGTGGATCAATGGATTGTTTTGAAAAACTTAAATGAGTCGGATAATATTACTCAGAAGGAGTTGGCAAAACTATGTGGAAAAGATCAACCAACATTAACACGGATTATTGATTTATTGGTAAAAAAGGAATATGTTAACCGGGTAATTCATAAACAGGATAGACGATCGTTTATCGTCAGGCTGACGGATCTCGGGAAAAGGAAGGTTAAGGAGATGTCACCTTACGTGAAAGATATAAGAATGAAAGCGTGGGAAAATTTGGGAGAAAGTGACTTTAAACATTTACAGCGTATATTAAATACTATTTATAACAATTTAGAACTAAAAGATAATGATTAATACGGATATCTGCATCATTGGGGCTGGACCCGTCGGACTATTTGCTGTTTTTGAAGCTGGTCTACTAAAAATGCGCTGTCATTTGATTGATGCGCTTCCTCAGATTGGCGGACAATTGTCAGAAATATATCCTCATAAACCGATTTATGACATCCCTGGCTACCCTACCGTGAAAGCTCAGGAATTGATTGATAATCAGTTAAAACAAATCGAGCCCTTCCATCCTACTTTTACATTGGGTGAACGCGTTGAAACATTAAACAAACTGGAAGATGGATCCTTTGAACTTATTAGTAATGAAGGAACAGTGATCCGCAGTAAAGTAATTGTCATTGCTGCTGGTCTCGGTTCGTTTGAACCGAGAAAACCTGCTGTACAGGGATTGGAAGATTTCGAGGGCAAAGGTGTTAGCTACATGGTGAAAAATCCGGAAAGTTTCAGAGATCAGCGTGTCGTATTGGCCGGTGGTGGTGACTCTGCGTTGGACTGGACGATCTTTTTGGCGGATATAGCGAAGGAAGTGACTTTAATACATCGTAGTGATAGTTTTAGAGGAGCTCCGGACTCAGCGCAAAAGGTATTTAATCTTGCTAATGAAGGGCGTATTCGACTTTTATTACAAAGTAATTTAAGCTCGGTTCACGGAAACGGTCGTATCAGCAAAATCGGTGTCACTGATAAAAGTAAGGTAGAAAGCTTTATTGAAGCGGATTCATTGATTCCACTTTTTGGCCTGAGTCCAAAATTAGGACCTATTGCTGACTGGGGACTAAATATTGATAAGTCTGCGATCGAGGTAGATACGTTTGACTATAGTACGAACGTTGACGGAATTTTCGCAATCGGAGATATTAATACTTACCCTGGTAAATTGAAGTTGATTCTTTGTGGCTACCACGAAGCGGCATTAATGGCGCAAAGTGCCTTTAAATATGTTTTCCCTGATCAAAAATTAAGTTTTAAATATACAACCGTTAACGGTATTAACGAATTCTAAAATTTTTGTTGCTAAAAAATGCAAGACGATTTAATTACGATTACGGTCGAAGATCAAGAAGGAACTGTTCGAGACCTGGAAATTCCAACGGATATAAGTCTGAGCTTGATGGAGGTTCTCAAAGCTTCTGACTATGATATTCTTGCTACGTGTGGAGGAATGGCCTTATGTGCTACTTGCCACATTCAGGTGCAAGATGATTTTGAATTGCCTGAACCCAACAATGACGAAGCAGATATGCTCGACACGCTTCATAACGCAGAATACAATAGCCGACTGTCTTGTCAACTGAGAGTATCTCCGGAACTCAACGGAATGAAAATAAAGATTATTGGAGCTGAATAATGCTTAAGATTACTGAATGTCCACGCGATGCAATGCAAGGGATCAAAAACTTTATCCCAACTGATGTCAAAGCTACTTACATCAATTTGCTGCTCAAGGTGGGCTTCAGTCGGATCGATTTTGGCAGCTTTGTTTCTCACAAGGCAATGCCGCAAATGCGTGATAGTGCTGAACTTGTTAAGAAATTAGATATCGATTCATCGAGATCCAGCCTATTGGCAATCGTCGCTAATGTCAGAGGTGCACAGGAAGCTGCAGAATTTGACGAAATATCGATTATAGGTTTTCCCTTTTCAATTTCGGAAACCTTTCAGATCAAAAATACGAACAGTACAATTACCGAATCGTTAAAACGCGTTGGGGAGATTAGCGCCCTTTGCAGAAAGAAGAACAAGACTCCATTGATTTATTTATCGATGGGGTTTGGAAACCCTTATGGAGATAACTGGAGCGCCGATGTTGTTTCAGAATATACGGTACAACTGGAGGATCTAGGCATCCATGAATTTGTTCTTGCAGACACAGTAGGAATCTCAACACCCGAAAAAATAAGACAGCTGTACCCGCAACTAAAAAAGGAGTTCTCTGATTGCAGTTGGGGAATTCATTTACACAGCAGACCGGAAGATGCTTTCGAAAAAGCGACAGCAGCAATCGAAGTAGGATGTGACCGAATAGATACCGCGATACGAGGCTTTGGAGGCTGCCCAATGGCGAGCGATGACCTTACCGGCAATCTAGCTACCGAAACTTTATTAAAGGCCTTAGAGACCGCCGAAACTCCTTATGAAAAAATCAATAAAGATTACTGGTTAGAAGCGATCGATTACAGCAATCAAGTATTTATGACGTAACGATCCGAAATATTAAGAAATAAAAAGGAGGCATTTTTGATGCCTCCTTTTTAAAATAGATAGATTGGATTCAATTTATTTTACTGCGTCTACAACTGCTTTAAAAGCCTCTGGTTGATTCATTGCCAAATCAGCTAAAACCTTACGGTTTAAGCCTATATTATTTTTTGACAACTTACCCATCAACTGAGAATAAGAAACTCCGTGTTGACGAGCACCTGCATTGATACGCTGAATCCATAATGCTCTGAACTCTCTCTTCTTGGTCTTACGATCGCGGTATGCGTATTGTAAACCTTTTTCAACTGTATTTTTGGCAATGGTGTAAACCTTACCTCTTGATCCGTAATAGCCTTTAGCTAATTTTAAGATCTTTTTTCTTCTTCTTCTCGAAGCTACTGCGTTAACCGAACGTGGCATAATTAATTTGTTTTTTGGTAACAGGCGACGTGTTTCCCAACGTACTTACAACCCAATACCTGGTTATTAAATTTTGTTATTACTTTCCAATGTTTAGCATTCGTTTTACGTTGCCCATATCTCCGTCAGCTACTAAGCTGGTTTGACGTAGGCTACGTTTACGCTTTGTCGACTTCTTAGTTAAGATGTGACTCATGAATGCATTCTTTCTTGCAATTTTACCGGTTCCAGTAAGCTTAAAACGCTTTTTTGCACTGGAAGTGGTTTTCATTTTTGGCATAATTCTATTTATTTTATCTATCTATTTTATCTTTAACCTATAAGCTCTGACGAGCATCAGGCATTTATTATTTTTTTCCTGTTCCTTTTGGAGCTACTGTGATAAACATTCGTTTACCCTCTAGCTTTGGAAGCAATTCAACTTTTCCGTAATCCTCGAGAGCTTGTGCAAAGCGTAACAATAAAATTTCTCCTTGCTCCTTATACACAATTGCACGTCCTTTAAAATGAACATAAGCACGTACCTTTTCTCCTGACTCTAAAAACTTCTGCGCATGTTTTAACTTAAATTCAAAATCATGATCATTCGTATTAGGACCGAAGCGTATCTCTTTTATCACCGTTTGTTTTGCATTGGATTTAATTTCCTTAAGCTTCTTCTTTTGTTCGTAAACGAACTTGCTGTAATCGATTATTTTACAAACGGGCGGATTGGCATTGGGAGAAATTTCAACCAAGTCTAAATCCAACTCATCAGCCATTGCAATGGCTTGTCGAGTCGGATAAATTCCTTGCTCTACATTGTCTCCAACCAACCGAACTTCAGTAGCTCTTATATGGTTATTAATTCTATGATCGGGTTCTTTCTTTTTAAAAGGTGGCCGAGGGCCCCTAGATCCTGGTCTTTTTAATGCCAAATTTTTTAATTTTTAAACGGTTATTTCTTTTGTTAATTGTTCGCTAAACGCTTCTATGCTCATGGTTCCTATATCACCTACTCCGTGTTTTCTTACTGAAAGTTCCCCACTCTCAACTTCCTTCTCTCCTATTACCAACATATAAGGGATCTTTTTGATTTCAGCATCACGAATTTTTCTTCCCACCTTCTCATCTCGCAAGTCAATTAAGCCGCGAATATCGGAATTATTGAGAGATTCTAAAAGTTTTTTTGCATATTCTTCGTATTTTTCCGAGACAGGAAGGATTATAAACTGCTCAGGAGCAAGCCATAACGGAAAGTTACCGGCACAGTGTTCGATCAACACAGCAACGAACCGCTCGAGTGAACCGAAGGGTGCACGGTGTATCATTACCGGTCGGTGTTTTGCATTATCGCTACCCGTATACTCAAGCTCGAAACGCTCCGGAAGGTTATAGTCAACCTGAATGGTTCCCAACTGCCATTTTCTTCCCAATGCATCTTTAACCATGAAATCCAGTTTTGGCCCATAGAATGCCGCTTCCCCGGTTTCAATCACGGTTTGTAATCCTTTTTCCTCCGTTGCCTCGATAATCGCCTGTTCTGCCAATTTCCAATTTTCATCAGAACCAATGTACTTTTCGGTATTTTCAGGATCTCTTAAAGATATTTGAGCTGTGTAGTCGTCAAAACCTAAAGCTCCAAATACATAAAGCACAAGGTCTATTACCTTTTTAAACTCTTCTTTCACCTGATCAGGACGACAGAAAAGGTGTGCATCATCTTGTGTAAATCCTCGTACTCGGGTCAAACCGTGCAACTCGCCACTCTGTTCGTAGCGGTAAACTGTACCAAACTCAGCAAAGCGAACGGGTAAATCTTTATAAGAACGAGGCTTTGTCTTGTAAATTTCACAGTGGTGCGGGCAGTTCATCGGCTTCAAAAGGAACTCCTCACCTTCTTGAGGAGTTTTAATCGGCTGAAATGAATCCGCACCGTATTTTTCATAGTGTCCAGAAGTGACATACAGGTCTTTATGGCCGATATGAGGGGTCACCACAGGCTCGTAACCCGACTTAATTTGGGCTCTCTGCAAAAAGTCAATTAATTTCTGACGCAAAGCCGCCCCTTTAGGCAACCACAGTGGTAGCCCCATCCCTACTTTTTCAGAGAAAGCAAAAAGTTCAAGCTCTTTACCAAGTTTTCGATGGTCTCGTTTTTTTGCCTCTTCAATCATCTGCAGGTATGCTGTAAGTTCACCCTGCTTTGGAAAACTCACCCCGTAAATACGGGTCAGCTGTTTTCTGGTGTCATCACCTCGCCAATAAGCACCGGCAACATTCGTTAATTTAATTGCCTTAATTAAGCCTGTATGAGGAATATGTGGTCCACGACATAAATCGGTAAAATTACCTTGCGTATAGAATGTAATACTCCCATCTTCCAACCCACTAATCAAGTCTAGCTTATACTCGTCGTCTTTCTCGGTAAAGTACTTTTCTGCATCTACTTTGCTTATGGATTCACGAATGTACTCAGACTTCGTTCGCGCTAACTCTAGCATTTTCTTTTCGATCTTTGGAAGTTCATCCGAAGAAAACTCGCGATCGCCGAAATCTACGTCATAATAGAAACCTGTTTCAATTGATGGTCCAATACCGAATTTGGTTCCTGGATACAAAGCCTCTAATGCTTCCGCCAATAAGTGAGCAGATGAATGCCAAAAGGTTGATTTACCTTTTTCGTCGTTCCAAGTCAATAGTTTAACGGTTGCGTCAGCCTCAATAGGTCTACTTGAATCCCAAACTTCGCCATTTACTTCCGCAGCTAATACATTACGAGCTAAACCCTCTGAGATAGATAAGGCTATTTGATGAGCAGTAATTCCTTTCGGGAACTCTTTTACAGTCCCGTCAGGAAGAGTTATTTTAATCATTTACGAATATGATTTTAGATTTTTATGACACAAAGATACGAAAAATGATTAACTCAACTTTTCTCCGACCATTTCAAGAAGCTTTTTACTTTTAATAATGCCTTCTTCCTCACTCAAGTTACCACCTTCATACTCAATTCCGACCCAACCTTTGTAGCGAGCATCTTTAACCATCTGCATCATTCTCATGTAGTCAATCTTACTTTCATAGCCTTCCGCATTAAAATCATGAGTTTTCGCACTCACTCCTTTTGCAAACGGCATCAGATCTTCTACACCTTGGTAACGATCATATTCGTAAAAGTTACCAAAATCTGGTAGAGAACCACAGTTCTTCATATTTACTTCTTTCAGAATACTGCTTAGCCATTGACCATCGGAAGACAAACCTCCGTGGTTTTCTACAATCACATTAATCTTATAGTCTTTTGCAAAGGTACTAAGCTTAGCAAGGCTGTCGACAGCAGCACTCTTCATCTCTTCAGGTGTTCCTTTACCGGCAGCATTTACACGAATTGATTTACATCCTAAGAAATTAGCCGCTTCTACCCATTTGTAATGGTTTTCTACAGCTTTGTTCCTGACATCCGCATTAACATCTGCCATGTTCCCTTCGCCGTCTATCATGATCAACACATTCGTAACCCCATTGTCTTTTGCACGCTGATTTAACTCTGTCAAATAAGTCTTATCTTCTGCTTTATCCTTAAAAAATTGGTTTACGTACTCAACCCCGTAGATACCAAACTTTTTTGCTGCTGTTTCGGGGAACTGCATATTAGTCAATTTGCCATCAAAAAGTGTACGATGCAATGACCACTCAGCTAATGAAATCTTAAAAAACATCTTCTTTTTAGCAGCAAAACTGCCTAATGGAAGTGAAGGCAATACGGTTAAACCTAGTGCTCCGATACCTAACTGTTTCAAAAATTCTCTTCTGTTATTGTTTTCCATGGTGATGTATTTAATTATTATATTCTAGCTAATTTATATGTTAGCCCAACCATGCGCTAAAACATCTGCTATATGCATGGTTTTGATGGGTAAATTATGTTTATCTATGTATGCTTGCAAATTCAATAGGCATGAGACATCTGTCGATATAATATAGTCTGCGTCCATTTCTAGAGCGTTGTGAACTTTTTGCTCGGCCATAGCGGAAGATATCGAATCAAATTTAACGGCAAAAGTACCTCCGAACCCACAACAAACATCTGTGTCTCTCATTTCAACCAACTCGAGACCGTCTACCTTAGACAGCAACTGTCTCGGCTCTTCTTTAATGTGACAGTCCCGTAAACCCGAACAGGAATCATGATAGACCGCTCTGCCCTCGAGTTCCGCTCCAAAATAATCCTTTTTTAAAACGTTGATGAGGTAGTCTGACAATTCGTAAATATTACTTTGGATGTTGCGACATTTATTATGCACCATGGTATTGGTAAACAATGCATTATAACCGTTCTTAACCATTCCTGTACAGGACGCAGAAGGTGAGACAATCGATCTGTTTTCAGTAAAATCATTCAGAAATTTTGTTCCGACACCTTTTGCTTCATCAAAGAAGCCAGCATTATAGGCAGGTTGACCGCAACAAGTTTGTTCAGGATTATAAATCACTTCGCAACCAGCTCTTTCTAAAACTTTAATGGTATTAAAAGCCGTCTGCGGATACAATTGATCAATAAAACAAGGAATGAAAACTTCTACAGTATTGTTTTTTGTCATATAAAACAAAGTTAGAATAATAATCAATATCCAATAATAAACATGATCCGAAAATTTAGTTTGCTTTCTGCAAAACACTTACTTTAGGTACACGGAGCAGAAAAAGGAACCCTAAGGCAAAGAAAATAGCAAGGAATAAAGCTGAGGTGCGGATATTGCCAGTTAATTCTTCAACGAAGCCAAACGTAAATAAACCTATTACAATCGCTATTTTCTCTGTGACGTCATAAAAACTGAAAAATGAGGTGGTATCTTCTGTCTGCTCAGGGATGAGCTTTGAAAAGGTAGATCTTGAAATTGATTGCGTACCTCCCATAACTAGACCAACCAGGATCGCCAGTATATAAAACTGAACCTCATTATTGATAACGAATGCTGATAAGCATACAACAATCCATAAAAGGACAACAAGCATGAGAACTTTGATATTCCCAATGATACGTACCATCCAAGACATCAGATAAGCACCGGCAATTGCCACGAGCTGGATGGCTAAAATTGTGGCGATAAGCTTTGATGCACCTAAACCAAGCACCTTTTCACCAAATGCAGCAGAGACCAACATGATGGTTTGAACCCCCATCGCATAAAAGAAAAAGGCCGTAAGAAAACGCTTGAGAACTGGTATGTTTTTAATCGATATCCAAACCTTCTTCAGTTCGATAAAACCCTTTTTTAAAACCTCCCTTTTGAAGTCCTTTTGATGCTTCAATGAATCCGGGAGC from Pedobacter indicus carries:
- a CDS encoding (Fe-S)-binding protein, with product MTKNNTVEVFIPCFIDQLYPQTAFNTIKVLERAGCEVIYNPEQTCCGQPAYNAGFFDEAKGVGTKFLNDFTENRSIVSPSASCTGMVKNGYNALFTNTMVHNKCRNIQSNIYELSDYLINVLKKDYFGAELEGRAVYHDSCSGLRDCHIKEEPRQLLSKVDGLELVEMRDTDVCCGFGGTFAVKFDSISSAMAEQKVHNALEMDADYIISTDVSCLLNLQAYIDKHNLPIKTMHIADVLAHGWANI
- the thrS gene encoding threonine--tRNA ligase, producing MIKITLPDGTVKEFPKGITAHQIALSISEGLARNVLAAEVNGEVWDSSRPIEADATVKLLTWNDEKGKSTFWHSSAHLLAEALEALYPGTKFGIGPSIETGFYYDVDFGDREFSSDELPKIEKKMLELARTKSEYIRESISKVDAEKYFTEKDDEYKLDLISGLEDGSITFYTQGNFTDLCRGPHIPHTGLIKAIKLTNVAGAYWRGDDTRKQLTRIYGVSFPKQGELTAYLQMIEEAKKRDHRKLGKELELFAFSEKVGMGLPLWLPKGAALRQKLIDFLQRAQIKSGYEPVVTPHIGHKDLYVTSGHYEKYGADSFQPIKTPQEGEEFLLKPMNCPHHCEIYKTKPRSYKDLPVRFAEFGTVYRYEQSGELHGLTRVRGFTQDDAHLFCRPDQVKEEFKKVIDLVLYVFGALGFDDYTAQISLRDPENTEKYIGSDENWKLAEQAIIEATEEKGLQTVIETGEAAFYGPKLDFMVKDALGRKWQLGTIQVDYNLPERFELEYTGSDNAKHRPVMIHRAPFGSLERFVAVLIEHCAGNFPLWLAPEQFIILPVSEKYEEYAKKLLESLNNSDIRGLIDLRDEKVGRKIRDAEIKKIPYMLVIGEKEVESGELSVRKHGVGDIGTMSIEAFSEQLTKEITV
- a CDS encoding MFS transporter, with product MESITKNNKSIIRGWAMFDWANSAYNLVITSTIFPAYYTIITTTEEHGDRVDFFGFTFINTALANYSLAFSYLIMVLILPVLSSIADYRGNRKQLMKLFTYLGAFACMALYFFKYETLELGIICSSLAAMGYIGGVLFNNSYLPEIATVDKQDQVSAKGFAYGYVGSVILQIICFIFVIKPEWFGITDGSFPARFSFLLVGLWWVLFSQVSFRVLPDSLKHQKDFKREVLKKGFIELKKVWISIKNIPVLKRFLTAFFFYAMGVQTIMLVSAAFGEKVLGLGASKLIATILAIQLVAIAGAYLMSWMVRIIGNIKVLMLVVLLWIVVCLSAFVINNEVQFYILAILVGLVMGGTQSISRSTFSKLIPEQTEDTTSFFSFYDVTEKIAIVIGLFTFGFVEELTGNIRTSALFLAIFFALGFLFLLRVPKVSVLQKAN
- a CDS encoding sugar phosphate isomerase/epimerase family protein encodes the protein MENNNRREFLKQLGIGALGLTVLPSLPLGSFAAKKKMFFKISLAEWSLHRTLFDGKLTNMQFPETAAKKFGIYGVEYVNQFFKDKAEDKTYLTELNQRAKDNGVTNVLIMIDGEGNMADVNADVRNKAVENHYKWVEAANFLGCKSIRVNAAGKGTPEEMKSAAVDSLAKLSTFAKDYKINVIVENHGGLSSDGQWLSSILKEVNMKNCGSLPDFGNFYEYDRYQGVEDLMPFAKGVSAKTHDFNAEGYESKIDYMRMMQMVKDARYKGWVGIEYEGGNLSEEEGIIKSKKLLEMVGEKLS